Proteins encoded together in one Impatiens glandulifera chromosome 1, dImpGla2.1, whole genome shotgun sequence window:
- the LOC124938087 gene encoding secreted RxLR effector protein 161-like, which translates to MSDAKSMNVPLSSYFVLSKDQSPMTEIEITEMKNVPYFNSIGPVMYLMISNRPDITYAISCLSRFMSNPGFKLVGYVDSNYANDRDNRKSTTSYVFTLCGS; encoded by the exons ATGTCTGATGCTAAATCTATGAATGTGCCTCTTTCTTCCTACTTTGTGTTAAGTAAGGATCAGTCTCCTATGACTGAAattgaaataactgaaatgaagaatgtgcctTATTTCAATTCTATAGGACCTGTTATGTATCTCATGATTAGTAATAGGCCTGATATAACATATGCAATTAGTTGCTTGAGTAGATTTATGTCTAACCCTG GTTTTAAGTTGGTTGGTTATGTGGATTCCAATTATGCTAATGATAGGGATAATAGAAAGTCTACTACTtcctatgtgtttactttgtgtGGCTCTTGA